One Scomber japonicus isolate fScoJap1 chromosome 1, fScoJap1.pri, whole genome shotgun sequence DNA window includes the following coding sequences:
- the LOC128365933 gene encoding probable E3 ubiquitin-protein ligase HERC1: MALTIPPVKLKWLEHLNSSWITEDSESIATREGVTVLYSKLLANKEVVLLPQQVLCLKGPQLPDFERESLSSDEQEHYLDALLNSQLALAKMVCSDSPFAAALRKRVLVLQRIFYALSNKYHDKGKVKQQQHSPENNSGSADLHSVSERPRSSTDALIEMGVRTGLSLLFALLRQSWMMPPPPGPGGAPGGGNINLCNDVIHTAIDVVSSLPPLSLANESKIPPMGLDCLAQVTTFLKGVTMPNSGADILGRRLASELLLGLASQRGSLRYLLEWIEMALAASAVVSTMEQSKVQLNQEGLIGYDCFMNILMQMRRSLGSSADRSQWREPTRTSDGLCSLYEAALCLFEEVR, encoded by the exons ATGGCTTTAACGATCCCCCCGGTGAAACTGAAATGGCTCGAGCACCTCAACAGCTCATGGATCACGGAGGACAGCGAGTCCATCGCCACGCGGGAGGGAGTCACGGTGCTCTACTCCAAGCTGCTGGCCAACAAAGAGGTGGTGCTCCTCCCGCAGCAGGTGCTCTGCCTCAAAGGTCCCCAACTGCCCGACTTCGAGCGCGAGTCCCTCTCCAGCGATGAGCAAGAGCACTACCTCGACGCTCTGCTCAACAGCCAGCTGGCGTTGGCCAAGATGGTCTGCTCCGACTCGCCGTTCGCCGCCGCCTTACGCAAACGGGTGCTGGTGCTCCAACGCATCTTCTACGCCCTCTCCAACAAATACCACGATAAAGGgaaagtgaagcagcagcagcactcgcCGGAGAACAACTCGGGCTCGGCCGACCTGCACTCCGTCAGCGAGCGGCCGCGGTCCAGCACCGACGCCCTCATCGAGATGGGCGTGAGGACGGGCTTGAGCCTCCTCTTCGCTTTGCTGCGGCAGAGCTGGATGATGCCGCCGCCACCGGGACCCGGCGGAGCGCCAGGCGGAGGCAACATCAACCTGTGCAATGACGTCATCCACACGGCCATCGACGTCGTTAGCTCGCTGCCGCCGCTGTCTTTGGCTAACGAGAGCAAGATCCCGCCGATGGGGCTGGATTGTCTCGCTCAGGTCACGACGTTCCTGAAGGGGGTCACCATGCCGAATTCGGGGGCGGATATCTTGGGGAGGCGGTTGGCGTCGGAGCTGCTGCTGGGTTTGGCGTCGCAGAGGGGGTCGCTGCGGTACCTGCTGGAGTGGATCGAGATGGCGTTGGCGGCGTCGGCGGTGGTGAGCACGATGGAGCAGAGCAAGGTGCAGCTGAACCAGGAAGGACTCATCGGATACGACTGCTTCATGAACATACTGATGCAGATGAGACGCTCGCTG GGCTCGTCAGCTGATCGCAGCCAGTGGAGAGAACCAACGCGGACGTCTGACGGCCTCTGCTCGCTGTACGAGGCAGCGCTCTGTCTCTTTGAAGAGGTGAGATAA